Genomic window (Streptococcus suis S735):
AACCTTTTGGAAACACCAACAGAAGGACAGATTCTATACCACGGACAAGATGTTTTGGCTAAAGGATATGATTTGACGACTTACCGTGAAAAACTAGGTATGGTATTCCAATCCTTCAACCTTTTCAACAATCTAAATGTATTGGAAAATGCCATTGTAGCACAAACTACGGTACTGAAACGAGATCGAGCTGAGGCAGAGAAAATCGCCAAAGAAAATCTCAACAAGGTTGGCATGACCGAACAGTACTGGCAAGCCAAACCAAGTCAACTCTCTGGTGGACAGAAACAACGCGTGGCCATTGCACGTGCCCTATCTGTTGACCCAGAAGTTATCCTCTTTGATGAGCCGACTTCTGCTCTCGATCCAGAGATGGTCGGGGAAGTTCTCAAAACCATGCAAGATTTGGCAAAATCAGGATTGACGATGCTTATCGTAACTCACGAAATGGAATTTGCCCGTGACGTATCTGACCGCGTTATCTTTATGGATAAGGGTGTCATCGCCGAAGAAGGCAGCCCTCAACAAATCTTTGAAAATCCACAGGAAGAACGCACACGTGAATTCCTTCAGCGTTTTCTTGGATAAACTCAATCTATTCCATAGAAGACTATTACTTACCAGTTTCAAAGCTGGTAAGTTTTTTTAGACTAAAAAAAGAGGAATTCGTAAAATTCCTCTTTTTGGACATCTCTAAATGAAACCATTTAGATTAGTTTTCAAATTTCTTGTGGTTTTTGTCGTAAAAATCAATCAAACCCAAGGCAGTTGCAAATGAAATATTGTCAATCTTAGCGCGACCTTGTGCAAGAGCGATAACTGACATTTCACGAGCATTTGTTTCCTTACTGATACGGTAACCTGTGATTTTCTTTTCACGAACCCAGCCGACAACAGCGGCTACTTTTTCGTAACTAGTCATTAGAAACCCCTTTCTTTTTTATTCGTGCAATTTAGTATAATATGTTTTAACCTATTTTGTCAAGTAAAATGTTCGTTTTTTACCATCATTTTGCCCTAAGAGATGATAGTATTTGCGTCCTTATGTCTTCGACCCCCTCCGGATTCCCCGGAAGGAAGATAGTTTGATTACCTCCTTGTGCAAAATTATTGAGAGTATCCAAGTATT
Coding sequences:
- a CDS encoding amino acid ABC transporter ATP-binding protein encodes the protein MTKNVILEIKNLKKSYGQNQVLKDISISVEKGEVISIIGSSGSGKSTFLRSINLLETPTEGQILYHGQDVLAKGYDLTTYREKLGMVFQSFNLFNNLNVLENAIVAQTTVLKRDRAEAEKIAKENLNKVGMTEQYWQAKPSQLSGGQKQRVAIARALSVDPEVILFDEPTSALDPEMVGEVLKTMQDLAKSGLTMLIVTHEMEFARDVSDRVIFMDKGVIAEEGSPQQIFENPQEERTREFLQRFLG